One genomic segment of Brevibacillus laterosporus LMG 15441 includes these proteins:
- a CDS encoding DUF4269 domain-containing protein yields the protein MIHLDKPDYLQTGTKRQRQAFIVLQELDLFKQLSSYDPILTGTIPLGIEIATSDLDIICQVNDSDLDQFTQQVVKAYGDCTNFQLEFVDELRGGRALVLSFSYQEWPIEIFGQSIPVRQQNAYRHMIVEERLLHLAKDSARADIQILKEQGYKTEPAFVHYFQLGGDDPYERMLELYGYTDSQLLKLIHPSKRTEGSY from the coding sequence ATGATACATCTAGACAAGCCAGATTATTTACAAACAGGCACGAAACGGCAAAGGCAAGCATTTATTGTGTTACAGGAGCTTGATTTGTTTAAACAGCTGTCTTCCTACGATCCGATACTGACAGGAACGATTCCACTTGGAATTGAGATAGCGACAAGTGATCTCGACATTATTTGTCAGGTGAATGATTCCGATCTGGATCAGTTTACACAGCAGGTTGTAAAGGCGTATGGAGATTGTACAAATTTTCAATTGGAGTTTGTCGATGAACTACGAGGAGGAAGAGCCCTCGTTCTATCGTTCTCTTATCAAGAGTGGCCCATTGAAATTTTTGGTCAATCGATACCTGTACGACAACAGAATGCATATCGACATATGATTGTTGAAGAACGGCTGCTGCATTTGGCAAAGGACTCGGCACGTGCTGATATTCAAATTTTGAAGGAACAGGGATATAAGACGGAGCCTGCTTTTGTTCACTATTTTCAACTGGGTGGGGATGATCCCTATGAGCGTATGCTAGAGCTTTACGGTTACACAGACAGCCAACTGCTTAAGCTCATACACCCATCAAAAAGAACCGAGGGCAGTTACTAA